Proteins encoded within one genomic window of Triticum aestivum cultivar Chinese Spring chromosome 2D, IWGSC CS RefSeq v2.1, whole genome shotgun sequence:
- the LOC123049156 gene encoding uncharacterized protein, with protein MARVEAVVVCLLIVAMDVVAGVLGIHAEKAQSQGRHLKILFIECRQPVPQAYKLGIAAAAVLAASHAIANIVGGCSCTWPCCSGGRRSSPNRQMASFALVLTWMVLLVGLALLILGALPNSKKVMAECGVVRHRFLSIGGILCFVHAVFCLVYYVSANAAAREEGRGSGSKPAGGHT; from the exons ATGGCGAGAGTTGAAGCGGTGGTCGTCTGCCTCCTCATCGTCGCCATGGACGTCGTCGCCGGCGTCCTTGGAATCCACGCGGAGAAAGCTCAGAGCCAG GGGAGGCACCTGAAGATACTGTTCATCGAGTGCAGGCAGCCTGTCCCACAGGCTTACAAGCTCGGCATCGCGGCGGCCGCGGTGCTGGCTGCGTCGCACGCCATCGCCAACATCGTCGGCGGCTGCTCCTGCACGTGGCCCTGCTGCTCCGGCGGCCGGCGCTCGTCGCCCAACCGGCAGATGGCGTCCTTCGCCCTGGTCCTCACATG GATGGTTCTGCTGGTGGGGCTGGCGCTGCTGATCCTCGGTGCGCTGCCGAACTCCAAGAAGGTAATGGCGGAGTGCGGGGTGGTGCGGCACCGCTTCCTCTCCATCGGCGGCATCCTCTGCTTCGTGCACGCCGTCTTCTGCCTCGTCTACTACGTGTCCGCCAACGCCGCCGCGCGGGAGGAAGGCCGTGGGTCTGGGTCCAAGCCCGCCGGCGGGCACACCTGA